From Thermodesulfobacteriota bacterium, a single genomic window includes:
- a CDS encoding VTT domain-containing protein, with protein sequence MESVKDLVEILLHLDRHFGLIIRDYGSWTYMLLFVIIFCETGLVVITPFLPGETLLFAAGTFASLGLLDVEWLIIVLSAAAITGDNLNYWLGYFLGPKALEKKESLFFSKEHITQTHEFYRKYGGNAIIIARFIPFIRTFSPFVAGIGRMSYKRFTAYDIIGGVAWILTFVLGGYFFGRIPLVKNNFIFVIIAVVLIAVLPALVKFLYNIYLVRFSSK encoded by the coding sequence ATGGAATCAGTAAAGGATTTGGTCGAGATACTTCTTCACCTGGACAGACATTTCGGATTAATCATCCGTGATTACGGCTCTTGGACCTACATGCTTCTTTTTGTGATTATATTCTGCGAGACCGGGCTGGTGGTGATTACCCCGTTTCTCCCTGGAGAAACGCTCCTATTCGCCGCGGGTACATTTGCTTCCCTGGGCTTGCTGGATGTGGAGTGGTTAATCATCGTCCTAAGCGCCGCCGCCATTACCGGGGATAATCTAAATTACTGGCTAGGGTACTTTTTGGGGCCTAAGGCCCTCGAGAAGAAAGAATCTCTCTTTTTTAGCAAGGAGCACATTACTCAAACCCATGAGTTCTACAGAAAATATGGCGGAAACGCGATCATTATTGCTCGGTTCATACCGTTTATTCGCACATTCTCACCATTCGTAGCCGGTATTGGGCGTATGTCGTACAAGCGGTTTACTGCATATGACATTATCGGGGGTGTTGCCTGGATTTTGACTTTTGTCCTGGGGGGTTATTTTTTTGGCAGAATTCCGCTGGTTAAAAATAACTTTATTTTTGTCATCATAGCCGTCGTTCTCATTGCCGTTTTGCCCGCTTTGGTCAAATTCCTCTATAATATCTATCTTGTTAGATTCTCTTCTAAATGA